CTGAACCGTCCCCTGCCGCTGTCCCTGGCCCAGGTCTGCGAGGAGGGCGGCATGGCCTATGAGGGTTCCGCCGAAGCCACGGCCTGGCGGGGCGGTCCCGTGGATCCCCAGCGGGGCATCCTCCTGGTGCAGGGCGGGTTGCCCGAAGAAGAGGACACCGTGGTGGACCTCACGCACTTCGTGAGCCATCGCAAGGATCTGCTGGAAGCCCTCCTGGGAGATCCCACGGCCCGGTACCGCCTGTTCCTGGGCTACGCCGGCTGGAGCGCCGGCCAGCTGGATCAGGAGCTTGAGCTCGGAGCCTGGACCCGCCGCCCCGTGGTGTCCGAGTGGCTGCTGCATCCCGATCCCACCGGGCTCTGGCAGGTGGCGTTGGGCAGCGAGACCAGCGGGTGACCTGAAGGGAGCTCCTCCTCCAGCTTGGCGAGCGGCTCGGGGCCTGTGCGGCTGGGTTATGCCTGTATCAATATTTTTTATGTCGGGTGGATGGCTTATTAAATTGATTTAGAATCCAGGACTTTATTGCATGGGTTGGATCCGCACGCTTTTTCGGAGGAACCGATGACCTGGAAGCGATCCCTTTCGCTCGCCGCCATCCTGGGTGCGGGGCTTCCCCTGGCCGCCGGGACCGCCGGTCCGGTGAACGATACGGGCACCACGGCGTGGATGCTGACCTCCACCACCCTGGTGCTGCTGATGGTGCCGGGGCTGGCCATGTTCTACGGCGGGCTGGTCCGCACCAAGAATGTCCTCGGCACCATGATGCATTCGTTCTCGGCCATGGCCGTGGTGGGCGTCCTCTGGACGGTGGTGGGCTACGCCCTCAGCTTCGGGCCCAACGCCCTGGGCGGCCTCATCGGCTGGAGCCGCGGGCTGGTCCTCCTCCGCAGCATCGACCACACGATCCTTCCTGCGGGCGTGCCCGAGTACGCCTTCGCCATGTTCCAGGGCAAGTTCGCCATCATCACGCCCGCCCTGATCGCCGGGGCCGTGGCGGAGCGGATCTCGTTCCGGGGCTGGGTGGCCTTCATCACGCTCTGGGTGCTCTTCGTGTACTGCCCGCTCTGCCACTGGGTGTGGGCCTCGGATGGCTACTTCTTCAACCTCGGGGCCAAGGGGGCCATCGACTTCGCCGGCGGCACGGTGGTGCACATCTCCTCGGGCGTGGCCGGCCTGGCCCTGGCCCTGTTCCTGGGGGCCCGCCACGGCTATCCGAAGACCGCCATGGCCCCGAACAACCTGACCTTCACCCTCATCGGCGCGGGCCTGCTGTGGGTGGGCTGGTTCGGCTTCAACGCGGGCTCGTCCATCGCCTCGAATCTGGAGACCGCCCGGGCCCTCACGGTCACGCAAGTGGCGGCGGCCGCGGGCGCCCTCACCTGGGTATTGATCGAGACCATCCGCGAGGACAAGCCCACCAGCCTGGGCATGGCCTCGGGCATCCTCGCGGGCCTGGTGGTCATCACGCCCGCGGCCGGCGTGGTCCAGGTGGGCGGGGCCCTCGCCCTCGGGGCCATCGCCGCCTGCACCTGCTACGGCATGATCCTGTTGAAGAATCGGCTGGGCTACGACGACTCCCTGGATGCCTTCGGGATCCACGGGACCGGCGGCATCGTCGGGGCCCTGGGCCTCACCTTCTTCATCCGGGATTCCTGGTGGGCCGAAGCCGCAGCCAAGTCGCCCGGCTGGGGGGTGCTGGCCCAACTGAAGGTCCAGGCCTTCGCGGTGGGCGCCACCATCGTGTTCTCCGTCGTCATGACGCTCCTCATCGCCTGGCTGGTGGAAAAGGTCGTCGGTTTCCGCGTGGCCGAGTCGGTGGAGAAGACCGGCCTCGACCACGAGATCCACGGGGAACGCGCCTACGGGCTGAACAATCTCAATTAGGCCGAACCAGGCTGAATCAGGAGGATCCGATGAAGCTCATCACCGCCATCATCCCTGAAGAGAAGCTCGACGAGGTTCGCGAGGCCCTGATCGAAGCGGAGATCGAACGGATCACCGTCTCCCGGGTGAGCGGCCACGGGCGCCAGCAGGAGATCGTGGTCCAGCGGGGCAAGAAGGTCGTGCCGAACCTGATCCCCAAGATCCAGATCACCATCGCCTGCAACGACGACTTCGAGGGCATCACCGTGGACACCATCATCCGCACGGCCCGCCATGGCGCGGGCGAGGTGGGGGACGGGAAGATCTTCGTCCAGGACCTGAAGGAGTGCATCCGCATCCGCACCGGCGAGCGGGGCGGCCAGGCCATCTGAAGGCGGAGGCGAGGATCGTCCAGGTTCCGGTGGGACCTGGATGCCCGGATCTCCGCTAGGCTCGCAGGATGCGGAGCATCGTGTGGTTCCGGGGCAAGGACCTGCGCGTGGCGGATCACGGTCCGCTGGCGGAGGCTGCGGCTTCGGGCGAGGTGATCCCGCTGTTCGTGCTGGATCCCTTCTTTTTCGCGCCGGAGCGGGCCCGGGAACTGCCCCACCGGATGCAGTTCCTGCTGGAATCGCTGAAGGCGCTCGAGGCCAGCCTCGCGCAGATGGGCTCGCGCCTGCTGGTGGTGCCAGGGCGCAGCGTGGAGGTGGTGCCGCGGCTGGCGGCCCAATGGCGGGTGGATCGCGTCTTGGCTCACCGCTGGGTGGAGCCCTTCGGCCGGGAGCGGGATCGCCGGGTGGGCGAAGCCCTGGCGCACCAGGGCACCGGGTTCCGCCTGTTCGAGGGGGAGACCCTGCTGCCGCCGGGGTCTGTTCGGAATGGGCAGGGGGGTCCATTCCGGGTGTTCACGCCCTTCGGGAAAGCCAGCATGGCTCGGATAGATCTACCGTTGGTTCAATGTTTGCATCCAAAACTTCCACCACTTCCTGAGGGTATTTCCGCTGACGAGGTTCCCATCCCGGCCCTGGCCGACCTGGGGATCGACGCGAACCCGGGGCTTCTGCGGGGAGGTGAGGAGGCCGCCCGGGAGCGCCTGCGGGCCTTCCTGGCCGGGCCTCTGGCGAGCTACGGCACGGATCGGGACCGCATGGACCGCCCCGGAACCTCGCGGCTCAGCGCCGATCTGAAGTTCGGCACCCTCTCCGTGCGGTCCGTCTGGCGGGCGGTGGCGGCGAGCGGCCAGGGCGAATCCGCGCGGCGCTACCTCAACGAGCTGCTTTGGCGTGAGTTCAGCCACCACCTGCTGTGGGAATGGCCGGAGCTGCTGGAACGCCCCTTCCGCGCGGAGTTCCAGGCCTTTCCCTGGCGGGAGGATGAGGCCGCCTGGAGGGCCTGGACGGCAGGCCTCACAGGGTATCCCGTGGTCGATGCCGCCGCCCGGCAGCTGAGGGCCGAGGGGTTCGTCCACAACCGGGCCCGGATGGTGGCCGCCAGCTTCCTGGCCAAGCACCTGCTGCTGGACTACCGGCGCGGCGAAGCCCATTACCTGACCTGGCTCGCCGATGGCGATTGGGCCGCGAACAATGCCGGCTGGCAGTGGAGCGCGGGCTGCGGCTGCGACGCCCAGCCCTGGTTCCGCATCTTCAACCCCACCTCCCAGGGCCTGAAGTTCGATCCGGATGGCGTCTATGTGAAGCGCTGGCTGCCTGAATTGGCTGCGCTGCCCCCGGGCCTCGTCCATGAACCCTGGAGGGCCCCCGCGGCGCTCCGCGGAAGGTTGGACTACCCCGAGCCGATCGTGGATCACGCCTGGGCCCGGCAGCGGTTCCTCGCGGCGGCGAAAGCGCACCTGGGACGCCAGGCACCCTGATACAGTGGGGGGGGCTCATGGTCCCTTATCTTGATTGCTTTATTTACTTACGGGTATTCCATGCACACCATCCGATTCGACGGCAAGAAACCCGGAACCGCGGACTGCGAGCAGGAGACCGCCCTCCTGGCGGCCAGCACCCGGGCGGGCGTGCCGCTGCCCCACCGCTGCGGCGGCCATGCGCGCTGCGGGACCTGTCTCGTGACCGTGGTGGAGGGTGCTGAGCACCTGAGCGAGAAGGGGGCCATCGAAACCCGGGTGCTGGGCGTGCTCAAGGCCGGGGCCGACCAGCGCCTCGCCTGCCAGACCTGGGCGAAGGGCGATGTGAGCGTGAAGTACTAGCCTCCGCCTAGCCCACCGGCCCCATCGGCTATCCGACGGGTCTCCGCCCTTCCATGGCGCGATCCAGCGTGAGTTCGTCGGCGTATTCGAGGTCGCTGCCGATGGGGAGGCCCAGGCCGATGCGGGTGGTGCGGACGCCGATGGGTTCCAGGATGCGGGCCAGCCAGCTGGCGGTGGCCTCGCCATCCACCGTGGGGTTGGTGGCCAGGATGACTTCCTGGATGGCGTGATCCTCCAGCCGCTTCAGCAGCTCGCGGATGCGCAGCTGGTCGGGGCCTACGCCGCGCAGGGGGGAGATCAGGCCTCCCAGCACATGGTAGCGGCCCCGGAAGTGGCCGCTGCGCTCGAAGCTCAGCACATTGGAGGCTTCCGCCACGATGACGAGGCTGGTGGCATCCCGCCGGGGATCGAGGCAGATGGGGCAGGTGGGCTGGTCCGTGAAGGCGCCGCAGACCTGGCAGAAGCCCACCCTCTCGGCGGCCTGCTGCAGCTGGTGGGCCAGGTGGGCCATGCCTTCCGGGCCCTCTTTCAGCAGGTGGAGGGCCATCCGCTGGGCGGACTTCGCGCCCACGCCCGGGAGCTTCTGGAGGCTCTCCACCACGGCCTCGAGCGGCGGCGGCAGCTTCATGGGCGAGCCCCAGCCCTCATAGTCCCAGGCCAGGCAGGTTGAGGCCCGCGCCCATGCCGCCCATCTGCTTCTTCATGGCCTCGTCGGCCTTGGCGGCGGCATCGTGGAAGGCGGCTACCAGCAGGTCTTCGAGCATGGAGGGATCTTCGGGATCCATGGCGTCCTTGGCGATGGAGATGCCCTTCAGCTCCTTGGAACCGTTGAGGGTGACCTTCACGAGCTCGCCGCCGGCGGTGCCCTCCACGCGCAGATTGGCCTGAGCCTCGGCGAGCTTCGCCTGCATCTGCTGGGCCTGTTTCATCAGGAAGCGCATGTCCATGTCAGTCTCCAGGAAGGGGGGTGGGCGTGGGCCTGGGGGAGCGCAGCCGGTGGGCCAGCCGCAGCATCAGAAAATATCCCACAGGTATGGCCACCGCGCTCAGCGCGAAGCCACCCAGCAGGTAGGGCGCGAGGATGGGCTTGAGCATGGCGGCCGCGGCCTGGAAGCCCTCGCGGGAGGTGAAGCTCTGCCAGCCGATGCTCTTCCAATCCACGCCGCTGAGATCCAGGTGCAGGCCGCGCCCCAGCAGCAGGTTGCCGAAGAAGGTCGAAGCCGTGGCGATGGGCACCATGGTCCAGGGATTGTTCGTGAAAGCGCCCAGAAAGGTGAGCGGGCGATGCAGCTTCCGCGTCAAGGCGCAGGCGATCAGCACCAGCCCCGTGTGCGTTCCCAGCAGGGGGTTCCAGGCGATGGAGAGCCCCAGGGCAAAGCTCCAGGCCAGATGGTGCGGCTCCAGTCCCGGATCGGCCAGAAACCGCTTGGTGCGGGCCCAGAGGTGCGATTTGTCGTGATGCGTCATGAAGATCCGAAGTGATCGAAGCTGAGGTCGGGCAGGGGGAGCAGCGAATCCCCATCATAGGCCAGGAGGGGGGCCACCCCGCAGGGCATG
The window above is part of the Geothrix sp. genome. Proteins encoded here:
- a CDS encoding YqgE/AlgH family protein yields the protein MTPEAPCLLVASPALLDPNFLHAVVLIVEHDEEGALGLVLNRPLPLSLAQVCEEGGMAYEGSAEATAWRGGPVDPQRGILLVQGGLPEEEDTVVDLTHFVSHRKDLLEALLGDPTARYRLFLGYAGWSAGQLDQELELGAWTRRPVVSEWLLHPDPTGLWQVALGSETSG
- a CDS encoding ammonium transporter is translated as MTWKRSLSLAAILGAGLPLAAGTAGPVNDTGTTAWMLTSTTLVLLMVPGLAMFYGGLVRTKNVLGTMMHSFSAMAVVGVLWTVVGYALSFGPNALGGLIGWSRGLVLLRSIDHTILPAGVPEYAFAMFQGKFAIITPALIAGAVAERISFRGWVAFITLWVLFVYCPLCHWVWASDGYFFNLGAKGAIDFAGGTVVHISSGVAGLALALFLGARHGYPKTAMAPNNLTFTLIGAGLLWVGWFGFNAGSSIASNLETARALTVTQVAAAAGALTWVLIETIREDKPTSLGMASGILAGLVVITPAAGVVQVGGALALGAIAACTCYGMILLKNRLGYDDSLDAFGIHGTGGIVGALGLTFFIRDSWWAEAAAKSPGWGVLAQLKVQAFAVGATIVFSVVMTLLIAWLVEKVVGFRVAESVEKTGLDHEIHGERAYGLNNLN
- a CDS encoding P-II family nitrogen regulator; its protein translation is MKLITAIIPEEKLDEVREALIEAEIERITVSRVSGHGRQQEIVVQRGKKVVPNLIPKIQITIACNDDFEGITVDTIIRTARHGAGEVGDGKIFVQDLKECIRIRTGERGGQAI
- a CDS encoding deoxyribodipyrimidine photo-lyase, producing MRSIVWFRGKDLRVADHGPLAEAAASGEVIPLFVLDPFFFAPERARELPHRMQFLLESLKALEASLAQMGSRLLVVPGRSVEVVPRLAAQWRVDRVLAHRWVEPFGRERDRRVGEALAHQGTGFRLFEGETLLPPGSVRNGQGGPFRVFTPFGKASMARIDLPLVQCLHPKLPPLPEGISADEVPIPALADLGIDANPGLLRGGEEAARERLRAFLAGPLASYGTDRDRMDRPGTSRLSADLKFGTLSVRSVWRAVAASGQGESARRYLNELLWREFSHHLLWEWPELLERPFRAEFQAFPWREDEAAWRAWTAGLTGYPVVDAAARQLRAEGFVHNRARMVAASFLAKHLLLDYRRGEAHYLTWLADGDWAANNAGWQWSAGCGCDAQPWFRIFNPTSQGLKFDPDGVYVKRWLPELAALPPGLVHEPWRAPAALRGRLDYPEPIVDHAWARQRFLAAAKAHLGRQAP
- a CDS encoding 2Fe-2S iron-sulfur cluster-binding protein, giving the protein MHTIRFDGKKPGTADCEQETALLAASTRAGVPLPHRCGGHARCGTCLVTVVEGAEHLSEKGAIETRVLGVLKAGADQRLACQTWAKGDVSVKY
- the recR gene encoding recombination mediator RecR, coding for MKLPPPLEAVVESLQKLPGVGAKSAQRMALHLLKEGPEGMAHLAHQLQQAAERVGFCQVCGAFTDQPTCPICLDPRRDATSLVIVAEASNVLSFERSGHFRGRYHVLGGLISPLRGVGPDQLRIRELLKRLEDHAIQEVILATNPTVDGEATASWLARILEPIGVRTTRIGLGLPIGSDLEYADELTLDRAMEGRRPVG
- a CDS encoding YbaB/EbfC family nucleoid-associated protein, with translation MDMRFLMKQAQQMQAKLAEAQANLRVEGTAGGELVKVTLNGSKELKGISIAKDAMDPEDPSMLEDLLVAAFHDAAAKADEAMKKQMGGMGAGLNLPGLGL
- a CDS encoding DUF2062 domain-containing protein, whose protein sequence is MTHHDKSHLWARTKRFLADPGLEPHHLAWSFALGLSIAWNPLLGTHTGLVLIACALTRKLHRPLTFLGAFTNNPWTMVPIATASTFFGNLLLGRGLHLDLSGVDWKSIGWQSFTSREGFQAAAAMLKPILAPYLLGGFALSAVAIPVGYFLMLRLAHRLRSPRPTPTPLPGD